From the genome of Deltaproteobacteria bacterium, one region includes:
- a CDS encoding flippase-like domain-containing protein: MAQRRGGEPAERRSAGKAAAFLAGGLLLALLLYHAGIGPVLVRLRALGWGAPLVLVPYLVIAAFDALGWRCTLPATARAPLGAVYLARMAGEAVNSLTPTAVTGEPLKAHLLRAWGVSSADGVASIVIAKTALTVSQIFFILLGLAALFDRLDQEALGAAWLALLVVIAIAFSLTLVRLQRRGPALAVWRWLRRVVPRADFVARLEGGAQGIDARLADFYTIERGAFLRSTLWHLCGWLGGIFEVMLLMALIGTPIGLRDALLVEALAQPIRAVALVIPGGLGAQEVGGVALCRFLGIPEPAAVTLWLLKRARELAFDGVGLAYLARWTATRRARVEAG; encoded by the coding sequence ATGGCGCAACGCAGGGGGGGCGAGCCGGCTGAGCGGCGGTCGGCCGGTAAGGCCGCCGCCTTCCTCGCCGGCGGGTTGCTCCTCGCGCTCCTCCTCTATCACGCCGGCATCGGTCCCGTCCTCGTCCGCCTCCGCGCGCTCGGCTGGGGCGCGCCGCTCGTCCTCGTCCCCTATCTCGTCATCGCCGCCTTCGACGCCCTCGGCTGGCGCTGCACGCTGCCGGCGACGGCCCGCGCGCCCCTCGGCGCCGTCTACCTCGCCCGCATGGCCGGCGAGGCGGTGAACAGCCTCACGCCGACGGCCGTGACCGGCGAGCCGCTGAAGGCGCACCTGCTGCGCGCCTGGGGTGTGTCGAGCGCCGACGGCGTGGCGTCGATCGTGATCGCCAAGACGGCGCTCACGGTGTCGCAGATCTTCTTCATCCTCCTCGGGCTGGCGGCCCTCTTCGACCGGCTCGATCAGGAGGCGCTCGGCGCCGCGTGGCTCGCGCTCCTCGTGGTGATCGCGATCGCCTTCAGCCTGACGCTGGTGCGCCTGCAGCGGCGCGGCCCCGCGCTGGCGGTGTGGCGGTGGCTCCGCCGCGTCGTGCCGCGCGCCGACTTCGTCGCCCGGCTCGAGGGCGGCGCGCAGGGGATCGACGCGCGGCTGGCGGACTTCTACACGATCGAGCGCGGGGCCTTCCTGCGCTCGACCCTGTGGCACCTCTGCGGCTGGCTCGGCGGCATCTTCGAGGTCATGCTCCTGATGGCGCTCATCGGGACGCCGATCGGGCTCCGCGACGCGCTGCTGGTCGAGGCGCTCGCCCAGCCGATCCGCGCCGTCGCCCTCGTCATCCCCGGCGGCCTCGGCGCGCAGGAGGTGGGCGGGGTGGCGCTCTGTCGCTTCCTCGGCATCCCGGAGCCCGCGGCGGTCACGCTCTGGCTCTTGAAGCGCGCCCGCGAGCTCGCCTTCGACGGCGTCGGGCTCGCGTATCTCGCACGCTGGACCGCCACGCGCCGGGCCCGCGTCGAGGCGGGGTGA
- a CDS encoding aldo/keto reductase: protein MSRLGLGLAAIGRPAYINLGRARDLPAARTPEALYRRTAELLDAARAAGVRYLDVARSYGRAEEFLARWLAERGVPPRALTIGSKWGYRYTAGWTLDAAVHEEKELSLARFEAQLAESRAHLGPHLDLYQIHSATAGCLEDAALLHALVAGRRAGAYRAVGLTLSGPTSARALEFALAARVDGERVFDAVQATFNCLERSLVGPLARAHEVGVGVIAKEVFANGRLTNANALPEDESLVRGLRAAAAARSCSIDQLALAFVLAHPFVDMALSGAVTTAQVASHSGALAVTLDDEARALLAAIAEPPERYWATRARLPWT from the coding sequence GTGTCGCGGCTCGGCCTCGGGCTCGCCGCGATCGGGCGACCCGCGTACATCAACCTGGGACGCGCGCGGGACCTGCCGGCGGCGCGCACCCCCGAGGCGCTCTACCGGCGCACGGCCGAGCTGCTCGACGCAGCGCGCGCCGCCGGCGTCCGCTACCTCGACGTCGCCCGCAGCTACGGGCGCGCCGAGGAGTTCCTGGCGCGCTGGCTCGCCGAGCGCGGCGTGCCGCCCCGCGCCCTGACCATCGGCAGCAAGTGGGGCTACCGCTACACGGCGGGGTGGACGCTCGACGCCGCCGTGCACGAGGAGAAGGAGCTGTCGCTCGCGCGCTTCGAGGCACAGCTCGCGGAAAGCCGCGCGCATCTCGGCCCACACCTCGACCTCTATCAGATTCACAGCGCGACGGCGGGCTGCCTCGAGGACGCGGCCCTCCTGCACGCCCTCGTCGCCGGTCGCCGCGCAGGCGCCTACCGGGCGGTCGGCCTGACGCTCAGCGGACCGACGTCCGCGCGTGCGCTCGAGTTCGCGCTCGCCGCCCGCGTCGACGGCGAGCGGGTGTTCGACGCCGTCCAGGCGACGTTCAACTGCCTGGAGCGCTCGCTGGTGGGCCCGCTCGCGCGGGCCCACGAGGTCGGCGTCGGCGTGATCGCGAAGGAGGTCTTCGCCAACGGACGGCTGACCAATGCCAACGCGCTGCCGGAGGACGAGAGCCTCGTGCGTGGGCTCCGCGCGGCAGCCGCCGCGCGGAGCTGCAGTATAGATCAGCTCGCCCTCGCGTTCGTCCTCGCCCACCCCTTCGTCGACATGGCGCTCTCGGGCGCGGTCACGACCGCGCAGGTCGCTTCGCACTCCGGCGCGCTCGCGGTCACGCTCGACGATGAAGCCCGCGCGCTCCTCGCGGCAATCGCCGAGCCTCCTGAGCGCTACTGGGCGACGCGGGCGCGGCTGCCGTGGACCTGA
- a CDS encoding CDP-alcohol phosphatidyltransferase family protein yields MTAPIREAFVVAGDPRPPVAGVPLLLRTLLVLQRAGIERLTVIGTPPPADPRIRVPVGMAARLNAPADDALRLVVGPGAVIDAVLVHDLQAHARPGEVLDVEHHGARVRVAPGALVATNGGVPAPPRAGVLLPAAAPARVVERALLRGLENPRDGWLDRVLHRRVSRPLTRLLLRTPLTPNAVTLLGIVLGVVGGLALGATVLGGVAGLIASGVLDCADGELARLRFAESRLGHWLDMGGDTVVHLAVLGGLARRLVRGPGVPGWPVLALLGLGVLGAFAVISWSEHVESRRRRAGGWENRVLDGVLAPLSTRDWYLLVVPFALAGRLDWLVLGAAVGSHVFWIAALVLLVSVLRRAPG; encoded by the coding sequence ATGACGGCGCCCATCCGCGAGGCGTTCGTGGTGGCGGGGGACCCCCGGCCTCCCGTCGCCGGCGTCCCGCTCCTCCTCCGCACTCTGCTCGTTCTGCAGCGCGCGGGGATCGAGCGCCTGACGGTCATCGGGACGCCCCCGCCGGCCGACCCGCGAATCCGCGTGCCGGTCGGCATGGCGGCTCGGCTGAACGCCCCGGCCGACGACGCGCTCCGCCTCGTGGTCGGACCCGGTGCCGTGATCGACGCCGTGCTCGTTCACGACCTCCAGGCCCATGCCCGGCCGGGAGAGGTCCTCGACGTCGAGCACCACGGCGCCCGAGTGCGCGTCGCACCGGGCGCGCTGGTGGCAACGAACGGCGGTGTGCCGGCGCCACCCCGGGCCGGCGTCCTCCTTCCGGCGGCCGCCCCCGCGCGGGTCGTCGAGCGTGCGTTGCTTCGCGGCCTCGAGAACCCGCGCGACGGCTGGCTGGACCGTGTCCTGCACCGCCGGGTCTCCCGGCCGCTCACGCGGCTGCTGCTTCGGACTCCCCTCACGCCCAACGCCGTGACGCTGCTCGGCATCGTGCTCGGGGTGGTCGGGGGCCTCGCGCTCGGCGCCACGGTGCTGGGCGGCGTCGCCGGGCTCATCGCCTCGGGCGTGCTCGACTGCGCAGACGGCGAGCTGGCTCGGCTCCGCTTCGCGGAGTCTCGCCTCGGCCACTGGCTCGACATGGGGGGCGACACCGTCGTCCACCTGGCCGTGCTCGGTGGTCTCGCGCGGCGGCTCGTGCGCGGCCCCGGCGTGCCCGGCTGGCCCGTCCTCGCGCTCCTCGGGCTCGGCGTCCTCGGCGCCTTCGCCGTGATCAGCTGGAGCGAGCACGTAGAGAGCCGCCGCCGGCGCGCCGGCGGCTGGGAGAACCGCGTGCTCGACGGCGTGCTCGCCCCGCTCTCGACGCGCGACTGGTACCTCCTCGTGGTGCCCTTCGCGCTCGCCGGCCGACTTGACTGGCTCGTCCTCGGCGCGGCCGTCGGCTCGCACGTGTTCTGGATCGCGGCGCTCGTGCTGCTCGTGAGCGTCCTCCGGCGGGCGCCGGGTTAG
- a CDS encoding phosphocholine cytidylyltransferase family protein, translating to MTAIILAAGVGKRLLTASGGRPKCLVEIGGKSLLVRLIEGLAAAGVRDAVVVTGFGAEAVRAAVGDEIGGVRIRFVVNHRFREGAILSLWAARDWLSGAVLVMDADVLCPPAMLDRLVRSPEPNCFLLDASVENTGEEQMLLTTDGRVRDIVRGGAPGYQLAGESVGFLKLSAEAARLLRDLLAERVARGDTGIEHEEVYPDLLARVPVGFERVDGMPWTEIDFPEDIERAEREVLPRLGA from the coding sequence ATGACCGCGATCATCCTTGCCGCCGGCGTCGGGAAGCGGCTCCTCACCGCCTCCGGCGGCCGCCCGAAGTGCCTCGTCGAGATCGGCGGGAAGAGCCTCCTCGTGCGCCTGATCGAGGGGCTCGCGGCAGCGGGTGTGCGCGACGCGGTCGTGGTCACGGGCTTCGGCGCCGAAGCGGTGCGCGCCGCCGTCGGCGACGAGATCGGCGGCGTACGCATCCGGTTCGTGGTCAACCACCGCTTCCGCGAAGGCGCCATCCTGTCGCTCTGGGCGGCGCGCGACTGGCTCTCGGGTGCCGTCCTCGTGATGGACGCCGACGTCCTCTGCCCGCCGGCGATGCTCGACCGGCTGGTCCGCTCGCCCGAGCCGAACTGCTTTCTGCTCGACGCCAGCGTCGAGAACACCGGCGAGGAGCAGATGCTGCTCACCACGGACGGTCGCGTCCGCGACATCGTGCGCGGCGGCGCTCCAGGATACCAGCTGGCGGGCGAGTCCGTCGGCTTCCTGAAGCTCTCGGCCGAGGCCGCGCGCCTGCTGCGTGACCTCCTGGCCGAGCGGGTCGCGCGCGGCGACACCGGGATCGAGCACGAGGAGGTCTACCCGGACCTGCTGGCGCGCGTGCCGGTCGGCTTCGAGCGGGTCGACGGGATGCCCTGGACGGAGATCGACTTCCCCGAGGACATCGAGCGGGCGGAGCGCGAGGTGCTGCCCCGTCTCGGCGCATGA
- a CDS encoding aminotransferase class V-fold PLP-dependent enzyme — MILLNPGPVNVSPRVTGALGRGDLCHREPEFAALLASIRSRLLAAFAPTGGFAAIVLTGSGTAALEAAVTSVLSPRGRLVVVANGVYGERIAAMAAAARLPHTVVEGAWTAPPDLGAVERALGAPDVEAVAIVHHETTTGLRNPVAEVGRLARARGKLLLVDSISGLAGDPLDVEAADLVVGTANKCVQGLPGMAFVLVREAVLGRLATYPRRSLYLSLATYHEAQVPFTPAVQVAYALDEALAELLEEGVAARIRRYAAAAALLRAGFERQGLRLVLPPELRSNSITALWLPAERSYAALHDGLKASGFVIYEGQGRLQRDIFRVANMGHLRTADFERFLGALDEVLGR; from the coding sequence ATGATCCTCCTGAACCCCGGACCGGTGAACGTCTCACCCCGGGTGACGGGCGCGCTAGGGCGGGGCGACCTCTGCCACCGCGAGCCCGAGTTTGCCGCCCTGCTCGCGTCGATCCGCTCGAGGCTGCTCGCGGCCTTTGCGCCGACGGGCGGCTTCGCCGCGATCGTGCTGACCGGCTCCGGGACCGCGGCGCTCGAGGCGGCGGTGACGAGCGTCCTCTCGCCGCGCGGCCGTCTGGTCGTCGTCGCCAACGGCGTGTACGGCGAGCGCATCGCCGCCATGGCGGCGGCCGCGCGTCTCCCGCACACCGTGGTCGAGGGGGCCTGGACGGCGCCGCCCGACCTCGGCGCCGTCGAGCGCGCGCTCGGCGCGCCCGACGTCGAGGCGGTGGCGATCGTCCACCACGAGACGACCACGGGTCTCCGGAACCCCGTCGCCGAGGTGGGCCGCCTGGCGCGGGCGCGCGGCAAGCTCCTCCTGGTCGACTCGATCAGCGGCCTCGCGGGCGATCCACTGGACGTCGAGGCGGCCGACCTCGTCGTCGGCACCGCCAACAAGTGCGTCCAGGGCCTCCCGGGCATGGCCTTCGTGCTCGTGCGCGAGGCGGTGCTCGGGCGGCTCGCGACGTATCCCCGGCGCTCGCTCTACCTCTCGCTCGCCACGTACCACGAGGCGCAGGTGCCGTTCACACCTGCGGTCCAGGTGGCCTACGCGCTCGACGAGGCGCTCGCCGAGCTCCTCGAGGAAGGGGTGGCGGCGCGCATCCGGCGCTACGCGGCGGCGGCGGCTCTCCTGCGCGCCGGCTTCGAGCGCCAGGGGCTCCGGCTCGTGCTCCCGCCCGAGCTGCGCTCGAACTCGATCACCGCGCTCTGGCTGCCGGCGGAGCGGAGCTACGCGGCGCTGCACGACGGGCTCAAGGCGAGCGGCTTCGTCATCTACGAGGGACAGGGACGGCTCCAGCGCGACATCTTCCGGGTCGCCAACATGGGACATCTCCGGACGGCCGACTTCGAGCGCTTCCTGGGCGCGCTCGACGAGGTCCTCGGGCGATGA
- a CDS encoding sulfopyruvate decarboxylase subunit beta, with amino-acid sequence MIGSMGLAASIGLGLALARPDRRVLVLDGDGNVLMNPGALASIGAAAPPNLHHVCFDNGAHASTGGQRTISDRVRLEEVARACGYRWSGRVETLDAVTAEAFLAREGPAFLLVRIALGPPGPPGPRVPHAPEAMTARLRRALGAAT; translated from the coding sequence ATGATCGGCTCGATGGGCCTCGCGGCCTCGATCGGCCTCGGGCTGGCGCTCGCCCGGCCCGACCGCCGGGTCCTCGTGCTCGACGGCGACGGCAACGTCCTCATGAACCCCGGCGCGCTCGCCTCGATCGGTGCCGCGGCGCCGCCGAACCTGCACCACGTCTGCTTCGACAACGGCGCCCACGCTTCCACGGGCGGGCAGCGGACCATCTCGGACCGCGTCCGGCTGGAAGAGGTCGCGCGCGCCTGCGGCTACCGCTGGAGCGGGCGCGTGGAGACACTCGACGCGGTCACGGCCGAGGCGTTCCTCGCGCGCGAGGGCCCCGCGTTCCTCTTGGTCCGCATCGCGCTCGGCCCGCCGGGGCCGCCCGGACCGCGCGTCCCGCACGCGCCGGAAGCGATGACGGCGCGCCTCCGCCGCGCCCTCGGTGCCGCGACATGA
- a CDS encoding sulfopyruvate decarboxylase subunit alpha, translated as MDGDRQLRRLPARVGGSGTLNRAAPFVDRLQAAGFDFFVGVPCSLVGPVIAELDRRGLYLPETREDAALGVAAGAYLGGRLPVVVMQNSGLGVSLNALGSLHLLYGIPCLLLVTWRGYRGEDAPEHLVMGRALPNLLDLFRIPHRAPGPETLEADVAWAAAEMRERRTPVALLIRPGLFA; from the coding sequence CTGGATGGAGATCGACAGCTTCGACGACTACCGGCGCGCGTGGGCGGAAGTGGCACGCTGAACCGGGCGGCTCCCTTCGTCGACCGTCTCCAGGCGGCCGGCTTCGACTTCTTCGTCGGCGTACCCTGCTCGCTCGTTGGCCCCGTGATCGCCGAGCTCGACCGCCGCGGCCTCTACCTTCCCGAGACGCGGGAGGACGCCGCGCTCGGCGTGGCGGCCGGCGCCTACCTCGGGGGCCGGCTGCCGGTCGTCGTCATGCAGAACTCGGGGCTCGGCGTGTCGCTGAACGCCCTCGGCTCCCTCCACCTCCTCTACGGGATCCCGTGCCTGCTGCTCGTCACCTGGCGCGGCTACCGCGGCGAGGATGCCCCCGAGCACCTGGTCATGGGACGTGCCCTGCCGAACCTCCTGGACCTCTTCCGCATCCCGCACCGTGCGCCCGGGCCGGAGACGCTCGAGGCGGACGTCGCCTGGGCCGCGGCCGAGATGCGCGAGCGCCGGACACCGGTGGCGCTCCTCATCCGTCCGGGACTGTTCGCGTGA
- a CDS encoding phosphoenolpyruvate mutase yields MTREPLLPLLARGSVVLAAGAHDALSAKLAERAGFDAVWASGFGISAVQAVPDANILTLTETLEAVRRIVDAVGIPVVADCDNGYGNAINVMRTVGEFERAGAAGVCIEDNDFPKRCSFYAGVRRDLVAVDEHARKIEAATAARRNPAFAVIARTEALIAGLGVEEALGRARAYAAAGADAVLVHSKARDFGELAAFAAAWDGRVPLVAVPTTYPGVTAAELSKAGFRMAIFANQALRAAIVAMRDTLGEIRRSGRAATVEDRIAPLEDVYALVGVPELEANEQRFLFAGSEPPRAVILAAGFEPQLMPLIQDRPKTMLEVKGRTILERQVAALHTCGVRDITVVRGYRKEQVAAAGVRLVDNDRFRETGELYSLLRARDALGGPFLFLYGDIIFEPAILARLLASRADVAVVVDRAFHDAYRAGLAPAGGPFDLVVTETPPNGRRFVAPEGGSRVLRIGPDVAPEQAHGEFIGMAMFSADGAAALLRVHDELAGGRAEGLERASMTHILQALIDRGQPVTAVDIHQGWMEIDSFDDYRRAWAEVAR; encoded by the coding sequence GTGACGCGGGAACCGCTCCTGCCGTTGCTCGCGCGAGGGTCCGTCGTCCTCGCGGCGGGCGCGCATGACGCGCTGTCGGCCAAGCTCGCCGAGCGAGCCGGCTTCGACGCCGTCTGGGCGAGCGGCTTCGGGATCTCGGCCGTTCAGGCCGTGCCGGACGCGAACATCCTGACCCTCACCGAGACGCTCGAGGCGGTCCGCCGCATCGTCGACGCCGTCGGCATCCCCGTCGTCGCCGACTGCGACAACGGCTACGGCAACGCGATCAACGTCATGCGGACGGTCGGCGAGTTCGAGCGCGCGGGCGCGGCCGGCGTCTGCATCGAGGACAACGACTTCCCGAAGCGGTGCAGCTTTTACGCAGGGGTTCGCCGCGATCTCGTGGCAGTCGACGAGCACGCGCGGAAGATCGAAGCTGCCACTGCGGCTCGGCGCAACCCCGCCTTCGCCGTGATCGCCCGCACCGAGGCGCTGATCGCGGGCCTCGGCGTGGAAGAGGCTCTCGGCCGGGCAAGGGCCTACGCGGCCGCCGGCGCCGACGCCGTGCTCGTCCATTCGAAGGCCCGGGACTTCGGTGAGCTGGCCGCGTTCGCCGCCGCCTGGGACGGGCGCGTGCCGCTGGTCGCGGTGCCCACCACGTACCCCGGCGTCACCGCCGCCGAGCTCTCGAAGGCGGGGTTCCGGATGGCGATCTTCGCCAACCAGGCGCTCCGGGCCGCGATCGTGGCCATGCGCGACACGCTCGGCGAGATCCGCCGCAGCGGCCGGGCGGCCACCGTCGAGGACCGGATCGCGCCGCTGGAGGACGTCTACGCGCTCGTCGGCGTGCCGGAGCTCGAGGCCAACGAGCAGCGGTTCCTCTTCGCAGGGAGCGAGCCGCCACGCGCCGTCATCCTGGCGGCCGGCTTCGAGCCCCAGCTGATGCCCCTCATCCAGGATCGGCCGAAGACCATGCTCGAGGTGAAGGGCCGCACGATCCTCGAGCGGCAGGTGGCGGCGCTCCACACCTGCGGCGTGCGGGACATCACGGTCGTCCGCGGCTACAGGAAGGAGCAGGTGGCGGCCGCGGGCGTGCGGCTCGTCGACAACGACCGCTTCCGGGAGACGGGCGAGCTGTACTCGCTCCTGCGCGCCAGGGACGCGCTCGGCGGCCCGTTCCTCTTCCTCTACGGCGACATCATCTTCGAGCCGGCGATCCTGGCGCGGCTCCTCGCCAGCCGGGCCGACGTCGCCGTCGTGGTGGATCGGGCGTTCCACGACGCCTACCGTGCCGGGCTCGCGCCCGCCGGAGGTCCCTTCGATCTCGTGGTCACGGAGACGCCGCCGAACGGCCGTCGCTTCGTGGCGCCCGAGGGCGGCAGCCGGGTGCTGCGCATCGGCCCCGACGTCGCGCCGGAGCAAGCGCACGGCGAGTTCATCGGCATGGCGATGTTCTCGGCCGACGGGGCCGCCGCCCTCCTCAGGGTGCACGATGAGCTGGCGGGCGGCCGGGCCGAGGGACTCGAGCGCGCCAGCATGACGCACATCCTCCAGGCGCTCATCGACCGCGGGCAGCCGGTCACGGCGGTCGACATCCACCAGGGCTGGATGGAGATCGACAGCTTCGACGACTACCGGCGCGCGTGGGCGGAAGTGGCACGCTGA